The Mangrovibacterium diazotrophicum DNA window TCCCTGCCTCTTGACGTCCACAAAACAAGAGAGATATGACAACATTTGTAATTTTATTATTGGGATTTTTATTCGGAGCGATTATCGCCTACGCGAACCTGAACAAATACAACGTTATTAGTGGCATGGCTATGCTCCGGGACTTCACCGTTGCCAAAGCCATTCTAACAGCCATTGGCCTTGGTTCCGTATTATTGGCACTCGAAATGCATTTCGGACTGACGATTTATCACATTAAACCCTTTATCGCAACGGGCATCATGCTCGGCGGATTTATTTTTGGCGTCGGTATGGCCATTTTGGGATACTGCCCTGGAACAATGGTGATATCGTTGGGACAAGGATCGCTGGATGCATTGGCAGGTCTGGTCGGAGGTTTGCTTGGTGGATGGATCTTTACCCAACTTTATCCCTCTCTGCAAGGGGTACTTGGACCTAACTGGGGCGCACTTTCCATCTCTGGATTAATTGAAAGCCCGGTGCTGTTTACAGTTGTTGTCATCCTGTTTGCCGCAACGTTACTGTTTATCGCTTTCAAATTGAACACCAAAAGCGAGAATCCGAAAGACAAAAAATGGCTTTATGCCGGAATCGCCCTGGCGGTGTTAAATGGTATTGTATTTCTGAAGGCCGGGCAGAACAGACCGATCGGAGCGTCCACATCTTTTCCGTACATGGCAGACTCGCTGACCTGCAGTACCGCGAACGAATATTTCGCAAAAATCAAAACCCCGGGAAACTGGGAAATGATCTTCCTGCTGGGAGCGCTGTTGGCAGGCTTTGTCATTGCAAAGCTCCGGGGCGAATTCAAGTTTACCGTTGTTCATTCCAATTGGCAACAATATCGTAGTTCCTCCAAAGCGAGTCGTACTATTTGGGCTTTCTTTGCAGGCCTGATCTTAATCTTCGGAGCACGAATGGCCGGAGGATGTACAAGCGGTCACGTCATTTCGGGGGGAATGCAACTGGCTGTGAGTAGCCTCGTTTTTGGCGCATTTGTATTTGCAGGCTTGTTGCTTACCGGAAAGTACTTTTATCGGTAAATATAAATTCTGGTTGCCGCACGGAAGCCATATTTACGTTCGAAAAACATATCGGTTATATCGCTTGCTGAATCTTTAGTTTTATATTCGTAAACTAAATGCTACCACAGTCCGACTAAAAGAACTTTTGTTCTTCTATTTGACGTTAATTCGGTTGGTTAATTTTGTTTTAAATGACTCACTTCCTGAGATCTTAAAATTCCCTTTTTAAATACCTTTACCCGCACATTATTCCGCCAAACTAGCAATGATTTTAAGTCTAAGATCATTGAACTAACATTGTTATTTTACTAAATTAAAAAATTATGAAAGGTGTTGTTAAAAAAACTCGTTTAGATGGTTTTTACGAAGTTCAAACCGACAGTATTGTATCTGTTTTCGAACTAGTTGGATGCTCTATCGTCAATGTTGGCGATGAGATTGAAGGAGGTTTAGATAGTCTGGGAGGTAAAGAACTGACGAATATCACTCAAAACGAATCGTTTGATGCAGTTATCCAGGAGATAAACTAAGCAATATTTGTTATGGCAAAGTAAGCAATTGAAAGCCCGATGATTGACTTCCGAATTGCTTACTTCGCAATTTATTAGAAAGAATACTTACTATGCTGTGGCAAGCCGTCTAAAAGGAATACTAATCGCCATAAGTCACGTTCACGTTGCCGCCTGATGCATGCATGTGAACCGGGATACCGCCGCCATTCATTGTTCCCTCAACTTTATTCTTTTCTGACTTTCCGGAAAAATTGGAAAGCTCAATATGAACATGGTCAGAATGCAGATCGAGGTCCATACCCAGTTTCTCGCCACCATGAATGACGGCATCAACGCCACCACCACTCGATTCGAGGTACAATTCTTTGGTGAGCCCGCTAATGTCAACCTTCACAGAGCCACCGCTCGATTTGGCTTTCACGGCCGATGCCTCGCCCGAAACGGTAACGCCGCCGCCACTGCTGGAAGCTTCTGCTTCACCGTGAATATTTTTAAGGTGCACACCACCACCCGAGCTGCGGGCATAAACACGCCCATCTGCCCCGTCCACCGAAACGCCACCGCCGCTGGAACTTAAGCGGACATCTCCATTTTGGTTAGTAGCCTTCACGCCACCACCCGACGATTTGGCTTCGGTTGTTCCGCTGACATTCGCCAGTTCCACACCACCACCACTGCTCGAAAATTCGTGTGTACCTTCAACCCCATAAATTTTTAAACCGCCACCACTCGACGAAACGTTACACGACATTTCTCGCGGAACGGTAATGGTTAACGAAATGCCCACGTTATTCCAGAAGTTCATCCGCGATTTGCGCTTCACAACGGCCGTGATTACCGAACCGCTTTTCGAGAAGTCGAGATCGAAATCCTCGAGTATCTCCTTCAAGTCATCGTCCGAAGGCGACAGGAGGCGACCACTCTTCCGCACGTAGGCCTGAATGACTACAGTAGCCTCGTTGTGGCTTTGTACCACAATTCCGCCACCCGACGACGAGGCATTCAATGTTCCCGGTTGGTTCAAATCAAAGGTCTTGGTAATCGTGGCCTCATCGGCTTTGGCATATCCGTTCAGAGACAACAGTGCTGTGAAGAGCGCTATCATCGCGTACAATTTTCGTTTCATCGGTTTTCTCATAACTTGTTATTTACGTGTTTAATCCAGGCTATCAATCCAATGACGTTTAACTTTCCAATCCGTTACAATTATTTGATCAGGATTTGCTCGATGAAAGGAATTTCAGGATTAATACTTCCGAAATAATCTTTTTACCACCCAACTGTTTGAGCTAAGATTGTCAGTTATTATTTGATTCGTCTTTTATTTTCCGTCTTTTGAAATCTTGTCTATCTTTTCTTCCTGCAAATCCTGATTCCGACCGTTTATTCGTACCGCAATGCCTCAACCGGATTTATGCGCGACGCCTTGAGTGATTGGTAACCACTTGCAACGATGGTCACCAACAACGAGATCCCCAAAACGATCAACAAATCGAAGCCTGTAAATTGGTATTTAAACTGCCCTGGCGTGACGTTCTCCATCAATTTTGCCAACGGGTAGACAATCACATTGGCTGCAAACACGAGGATTAAAAACTGCCGGGTAACCAGCGGAAGAATTTGCTCGGCTTTGGCCCCCTGCACCTTTCGTATGCCAATCTCCTTCACCCTCCGTTGCGATGCAAACACCACCAGTCCAAACAAGCCGATTGCCGCAATGAAGACAGCAAGGATGGTAAAAAAAGCAAAGGTGTTTTTGGCACTGCCCCATATTCGAAGATCCAGCCTGTTTGTATCTGCATCGTAACCATTCACCTCAAATAACACCCCCGGAAAGCTTTCTCTAAGCACCGAACGAATATGAGCCAGGCTACTTGCTGTTGTGTTCGGATTGACTTTAAAGGTGAGGTCGTTGTGCCCCGCGAATCCTTCGTCGCGCAACAATAGAAAATAAGGTAATATCGGGTTATGCACGTCGTCATTATTGAAATCCTTGATCACACCGATAACGGTGTATTGCTGCTCACCGTTGTCAATCCATTTCCCAATGGGATTGTCCCAGCCAAACTTCTGCACGGCCGTTTCATTCACCAAACACGAATTGCCATCGGCCGCAAAATCATCGGAGAAATTGCGCCCTTGAACAAGCTCCATTCCCATGGTTGGAATAAAGTTATCGCAGGCCGCGTTCCATCGTACAAAAGTACGATCATCAACCGGCCCTCCTTCGTAGCTGACATCTCGCCCCCAGGTTGAATGAAGCGGTGCATTGATCGAAAGCGTCATATCTTCAACACCGGGATTCTGCAGAATACGCTCGCGAACCTGGGTATAGGAAATGTTGGTTTTCATACCTGGCAGCGCGCAATGCAACAGGCTTTCTTTTTGAAAACCCAGGTCTTTATTTTTCAGAAAATTAACCTGTTTAAACATCCAGATGCTCGAGGTAATTAACACGACCGACAAAATAAACTGCAGGTAAACCATGGCATTTAATCCGCTCAGCTTACCTTTCTTGAGCGGACTTTTTCCTTTCAGAACCGTTACCGGCTTGAAGCTCGACAAAATGAGCGCCGGATAACTGCCACCAACAAAACCACTGGCTAAAACTACGGTTACTAAAAACAGAATCAGCAAAGGATTTTGTACCAGCTGAAGTTGGATACTACGGTTAACAACAAGATTAAACACCGGCAAAATTAAATAGGCGATCAAAATGGCCAACACAAAGGCCAGCAAGGCAATCACGATGGCTTCAGTTAAAAACTGCAGGCGAATCGTGTTGCGATTACTGCCCGATACTTTACGGATTCCAATCTCGACCGATCGCATGGTTGAAAAAGAAGTCGTCAAGTTCATAAAACTGACACAGGCCAGCAAAAGGGTGAGAATCCCGATAAACGAAAAGAAATAGATCACGGCACCACGATCATCGCGAGCTGTTTCCTTCAGATGTAATTGACTCAATGGCTGCAGGTAAGCCAAATGTTTTGAATTGGGATCGTGTTGCTGAAGGACATCGGAAATCTGGGCCGACACTGCTTCAAAATCTGTATTCTTACGAAGCAAAACATAGATCTCGTACGAACTGTTGCCCCAGTTACTCCCCTGCCTTTTCACCAAATCAGCATTCGACCGAAAGTAAGACGCACTTAGCGATGATTGCTCGGGTATGTCTTTCATGATCCCGGTAACGGTCAACTTCTTTTTTTGCTCATCGAATAGGTTTTTCCCCATGGCGTCCTGACCCGGGAAATATTTTTCGGCCATTGTTTCGCTCAACACAATCGAATTGGGATCGTCGAGCGCCGTTGCCTTATCGCCCCGTATCAACTCAAACGAAAACAGGCTGAATATTTCGGATGGAGCAACAATCCCGAAGTGCTCCATGTAAACATGCTTATTGTCAGGCGAGAGATATTCATCCCAGCTTTCGTTGGTAGCAATGGCCAGTTCAACGGCCGGGACATTTTGATTCAGGTAGTTGGCCATGGGAACAACCGACTGCCCGGTATCAGCTAGCCGATCGGTCTCTTTATACGATTGAAGCCTGTAGATTCGTTCATAGTTCGCGTTAAACTTATCGTAGTCTTTTTCATATTGCACGTAGCGGGCAACCAGGATAAAAGCCGCCAGACCAACAGAGAGACACAAGATCTGGATGACAGAAAGTGTTTTTCGGCGCTTGATGTTCCGGAGTGCAATTCGTATAAAATGTCTAATCATCATTCGTTCGTTTTGAAGTTAGGGCTACTCGTATCGTAATGCTTCAACCGGGTTTCGCGTAGCCGCTCTATACGACTGAAATGAAACCGTCAATAAAGCAATTCCCAGCGCCAGAACGCCAGCCAACGCGAAAATCCACCAGCTGAGTTCCGTTTTATAGGCGAAGCTTTCGAGCCATTTCCTCATGGCGTAATAACCAAGCGGACAAGCGATGGCGAAAGCAAGCATGACCGACCTTACAAAACCATTGTTTAGCATCGCTATAATTTCGCCTGTTTTAGCTCCATTTACTTTCCGTATTCCAATTTCCTTTATTCGGTATTCTGAAAGTAAAATTGCCAACCCTAAAACACCAATAACAGATATGAGAATAGACACGATACTAAATAAAGAAATGAGTTGTGCTTGCTTCTCTTCAGCCTTATACATATTATCAAGCTGTTCGTCCATAAACCGATAATTAAATGCATGGTTTTTATCGAATTGGCTATAAACCTCACGAATATGAGCAATTGTGCCAGAGACATCCTTACCCGAAATTTTAACACTAAGTTTATTGTGGCGTGTTTCGGTTAGCCAAAATGCCAATGGAGTAACCTCTTCTCTTAACGAGGCATATTTCATGTCTTTTACAATTCCAATCAGGGTACCGCTAAATCCAAAGCCAGGAATCTGCTTACCGATGGCTTGTTTATCCCATCCAAAGTCTTTCAGAGCGGCCTCATTCATGATGAAATTATTTTCATCTGCTTTAAGATTTTCTGAAAATCCCCTGCCCTCCATAATCTCAAATCCCATGAAATTCATATAGCGTTCATCAACCGGCCAGCAATTGAAATTAATCGTTTTGCCATCGATCTCTCGTCCCCAGCCCATACCAACTCCTCCCGGAATAAACTGAGAAAACGCATAATCGATGATGTCGTTATTCTTTACCAATTCGCTCACAAACGCACTTTCGTGTTCTTGTATAGCCTGCGGAATATCAACAATCACAATATTCTCTTTTGAAAATCCCAGATCATAGTTTTTAAAAAAGCGGACCTGCTTTTCAACAAATAAAACGCTGATAATAAGAAAAATTGAAATTCCGAATTGCAAAACCGTCAATAGCTTTCCTGTAAAATTGCGTTGCTGGCCTCGCGGCAAATTTCGGTCTAATGCTCTTGCCAGCGACCTATTTCCATTCATTCGAGTCTGGATCGAAGCGACAATCGCCCCCAACACGAGGACCAATACCCAGCACAATACAAAGATCCGGACATAATTCCCGAGGCGAAATTCATACGAAAAGATATCTGGCCAAAAATAACATACTCCGGCGCTGAGAAAGATACTCCCGATAAATGACAGGCTAATGATAAACGCAGACTCTCCAATGGACAACATCAACAATCGTTTTGTCGATTCTCCGAGAAATTGACGGACATTGATTGCTTTGCGCTGTTTAGGAGCATTTGCAATGGCAAAGTTCAGGTAGTTGACAAAAGCCATAAATAACAGCAGCAAAGCAACCAAGACCAGCGACCGGGCAAAAAGCAGATTTCCGCTACCCAGCTCTTTGTTAAAATGCTGTTCATTTACCGGCAACAAGCTAAATGAAAAATCGTCTGTTGAATCCTTTTTCCAATCTTTTACAAATTGTGATTGATTCATCTTAAGAATTACTTCCGATAACGAAGCATCCGCCGGTAATTGGTAGTAATGATTAAAACTGTATTCTTCCCAACTAGCAGTCCACGCTGCCGTAGGGAAAGAGCTAAATGCTTCGAATTGTTGAAATGAGCAATTCTGTGGAAGATTATAAAACACGCCCTCAATGATATAAGGTGTTTGAAAGTCGGCATAAATTGTTTTTCCAACAGGATTATCATCACCGAACAGCTTTTTAGCTGCGTTTTCGGAAAGTAGAATACCATCGTTTCCAGCCAGCGATTTCAGTCCCCCATATTTCATGTGCAAATCAAACATTTCTGCAAAAGTGGAATCAACTGCCCGAGTTGAAATATTCACTCCTTCACCGCCACCTTTTTCCAATGAATAAACATTGGGCCCCCAAGCAAACGAACAAAGGGTAGACAATTCCGGTATATTCTCGGCAAAATAATCGGCCATTGGATTTGGCAGCCAATAGTTTGACTCATTCTCTCCATTCTCCTTCGTGTTCAATTCAAGCATATATACCTGCCTGAAATTCTTATTGTACTGATCAAACGTAAATTCATTCCACAGATAAATCGACAATAAAACAAACGAAGCAAACGATACCGACAAACCGATCAGATTGAACAAATTGGTTTGTTTTGATTTGCGAATCGAACTCCAGATTGTCACAAAAAAGTGCCTCATAAAAATTAATCCTTAGGTTAGAATATAGACTTGCTTTTGCTATTCGTATCTCAGTGCCTCAACCGGGTTTCGGGTGGCAGCACGC harbors:
- a CDS encoding YeeE/YedE thiosulfate transporter family protein produces the protein MTTFVILLLGFLFGAIIAYANLNKYNVISGMAMLRDFTVAKAILTAIGLGSVLLALEMHFGLTIYHIKPFIATGIMLGGFIFGVGMAILGYCPGTMVISLGQGSLDALAGLVGGLLGGWIFTQLYPSLQGVLGPNWGALSISGLIESPVLFTVVVILFAATLLFIAFKLNTKSENPKDKKWLYAGIALAVLNGIVFLKAGQNRPIGASTSFPYMADSLTCSTANEYFAKIKTPGNWEMIFLLGALLAGFVIAKLRGEFKFTVVHSNWQQYRSSSKASRTIWAFFAGLILIFGARMAGGCTSGHVISGGMQLAVSSLVFGAFVFAGLLLTGKYFYR
- a CDS encoding DUF4097 family beta strand repeat-containing protein, producing the protein MKRKLYAMIALFTALLSLNGYAKADEATITKTFDLNQPGTLNASSSGGGIVVQSHNEATVVIQAYVRKSGRLLSPSDDDLKEILEDFDLDFSKSGSVITAVVKRKSRMNFWNNVGISLTITVPREMSCNVSSSGGGLKIYGVEGTHEFSSSGGGVELANVSGTTEAKSSGGGVKATNQNGDVRLSSSGGGVSVDGADGRVYARSSGGGVHLKNIHGEAEASSSGGGVTVSGEASAVKAKSSGGSVKVDISGLTKELYLESSGGGVDAVIHGGEKLGMDLDLHSDHVHIELSNFSGKSEKNKVEGTMNGGGIPVHMHASGGNVNVTYGD
- a CDS encoding ABC transporter permease — translated: MMIRHFIRIALRNIKRRKTLSVIQILCLSVGLAAFILVARYVQYEKDYDKFNANYERIYRLQSYKETDRLADTGQSVVPMANYLNQNVPAVELAIATNESWDEYLSPDNKHVYMEHFGIVAPSEIFSLFSFELIRGDKATALDDPNSIVLSETMAEKYFPGQDAMGKNLFDEQKKKLTVTGIMKDIPEQSSLSASYFRSNADLVKRQGSNWGNSSYEIYVLLRKNTDFEAVSAQISDVLQQHDPNSKHLAYLQPLSQLHLKETARDDRGAVIYFFSFIGILTLLLACVSFMNLTTSFSTMRSVEIGIRKVSGSNRNTIRLQFLTEAIVIALLAFVLAILIAYLILPVFNLVVNRSIQLQLVQNPLLILFLVTVVLASGFVGGSYPALILSSFKPVTVLKGKSPLKKGKLSGLNAMVYLQFILSVVLITSSIWMFKQVNFLKNKDLGFQKESLLHCALPGMKTNISYTQVRERILQNPGVEDMTLSINAPLHSTWGRDVSYEGGPVDDRTFVRWNAACDNFIPTMGMELVQGRNFSDDFAADGNSCLVNETAVQKFGWDNPIGKWIDNGEQQYTVIGVIKDFNNDDVHNPILPYFLLLRDEGFAGHNDLTFKVNPNTTASSLAHIRSVLRESFPGVLFEVNGYDADTNRLDLRIWGSAKNTFAFFTILAVFIAAIGLFGLVVFASQRRVKEIGIRKVQGAKAEQILPLVTRQFLILVFAANVIVYPLAKLMENVTPGQFKYQFTGFDLLIVLGISLLVTIVASGYQSLKASRINPVEALRYE
- a CDS encoding ABC transporter permease, with amino-acid sequence MRHFFVTIWSSIRKSKQTNLFNLIGLSVSFASFVLLSIYLWNEFTFDQYNKNFRQVYMLELNTKENGENESNYWLPNPMADYFAENIPELSTLCSFAWGPNVYSLEKGGGEGVNISTRAVDSTFAEMFDLHMKYGGLKSLAGNDGILLSENAAKKLFGDDNPVGKTIYADFQTPYIIEGVFYNLPQNCSFQQFEAFSSFPTAAWTASWEEYSFNHYYQLPADASLSEVILKMNQSQFVKDWKKDSTDDFSFSLLPVNEQHFNKELGSGNLLFARSLVLVALLLLFMAFVNYLNFAIANAPKQRKAINVRQFLGESTKRLLMLSIGESAFIISLSFIGSIFLSAGVCYFWPDIFSYEFRLGNYVRIFVLCWVLVLVLGAIVASIQTRMNGNRSLARALDRNLPRGQQRNFTGKLLTVLQFGISIFLIISVLFVEKQVRFFKNYDLGFSKENIVIVDIPQAIQEHESAFVSELVKNNDIIDYAFSQFIPGGVGMGWGREIDGKTINFNCWPVDERYMNFMGFEIMEGRGFSENLKADENNFIMNEAALKDFGWDKQAIGKQIPGFGFSGTLIGIVKDMKYASLREEVTPLAFWLTETRHNKLSVKISGKDVSGTIAHIREVYSQFDKNHAFNYRFMDEQLDNMYKAEEKQAQLISLFSIVSILISVIGVLGLAILLSEYRIKEIGIRKVNGAKTGEIIAMLNNGFVRSVMLAFAIACPLGYYAMRKWLESFAYKTELSWWIFALAGVLALGIALLTVSFQSYRAATRNPVEALRYE